One window of Mesoplasma syrphidae genomic DNA carries:
- a CDS encoding SGNH/GDSL hydrolase family protein, whose amino-acid sequence MKSYFRILGNFRKKLRSNKYLDGFESTNQSVLLKQQVDKSNAIDDSQAFGLLSNFYTIGDSLSDVNGLTSVFSASLRKQINVSYPSVNNSYTNGDNAALLVAKHFKVENFTAGFDYQTANNHFVKHGKNYAIAGATAAEISSGFGLMLNNFKIKDQAVSLLKQHKISFNDLLFIEIGGNDLFQIVDLPISKQRNKISEAVANIQSTLLLLLNNGLKKIILANAPDISRLPKYLNTPLAKTTKRLSREFNRKLQKMFVKVNTQYCHTMYFYDLQKKFKCMLKKFDGDTSQAPTTIKRDFRAVIKRCTVEIEFNNNIKPEQLDNYFFFDEAHPTKWAHFEVAQDLIKIAEKMTKK is encoded by the coding sequence ATGAAATCATACTTTAGAATACTCGGCAATTTCCGAAAAAAGTTGCGCTCGAATAAATATCTTGATGGCTTTGAATCTACAAACCAAAGTGTTTTATTAAAACAACAAGTTGATAAAAGTAATGCAATCGATGATTCGCAAGCATTTGGATTGTTGAGTAACTTTTATACAATTGGTGACAGTTTGAGCGATGTTAATGGTCTGACTTCAGTTTTTAGCGCTTCTTTGCGAAAACAAATTAATGTAAGTTACCCAAGTGTTAATAATTCTTACACAAATGGCGATAATGCAGCGCTACTAGTTGCTAAACATTTTAAAGTTGAAAACTTTACGGCTGGATTTGATTATCAAACAGCGAACAATCATTTTGTTAAGCATGGGAAAAATTATGCAATTGCAGGAGCAACAGCTGCAGAAATTTCTTCGGGATTTGGTTTAATGCTTAACAATTTCAAAATTAAAGATCAGGCAGTTTCGCTTCTTAAGCAACATAAAATTAGTTTTAATGATTTACTTTTTATTGAAATTGGGGGTAATGACTTATTTCAAATCGTTGATCTTCCAATTAGCAAGCAACGAAATAAGATTAGTGAAGCAGTAGCTAATATTCAGTCAACACTGCTGTTGTTACTAAACAATGGTTTAAAAAAAATTATATTGGCAAATGCTCCAGATATTAGCCGCCTACCCAAATATCTAAATACGCCTTTAGCCAAAACAACAAAAAGATTAAGTAGAGAATTTAATCGAAAACTTCAAAAAATGTTTGTTAAAGTTAATACTCAATATTGTCATACTATGTATTTTTATGATCTTCAAAAAAAGTTTAAGTGCATGCTAAAAAAATTTGATGGTGACACTTCACAAGCTCCTACAACAATTAAAAGAGATTTTAGGGCTGTAATTAAGCGATGCACAGTTGAAATTGAATTTAACAATAATATTAAACCAGAACAACTAGATAACTACTTCTTTTTTGATGAAGCGCATCCAACAAAATGAGCGCATTTTGAAGTGGCCCAAGATCTCATTAAAATTGCTGAAAAAATGACTAAAAAATAG
- the infB gene encoding translation initiation factor IF-2 produces the protein MAINKNNKNNNRNTNSAAAKAKAKEHTKHIKQQLKEEVATGLIDGVFVYTGPLSVTEFASKVGKSTADILKFFFNQGLMMNQNMMLSEEQMGELALEFGFDFKKEESLTKENIFEQLQVADKPEDLVDRAPIVTIMGHVDHGKTTLLDSMRNADVAASEAGGITQAIGAYQVVHSSGKKITFIDTPGHEAFTEMRSRGANATDIVILIVAADDGVMPQTEEAIDHAKMAEVPIIVFVNKCDKPGADPEKVKVELMNYGLVAEEYGGDIPFILGSAKEKQGLEELQETILFISEIKDYRANPNKFASGVVLEAHLDKSRGPVASILVQSGTLEMRDMVVAGGAFGAIKNMENENHKKVLKAEPSRPVVIFGLNSVPNAGDKFIVMNDEKMARQIAEAQIDKKRAAEQQSKQAFTLDQIKNHIDQGELKNINVIIKADTQGSVEALKGSLAKIDIAGVKLNVIRGSVGAISNSDITLAMASSAIVYGFNVRPDASVRRKAEEDGVDIRLHNIIYKVIEELEDAAKGMLDPIIEEVVLGQAEVRALFRHTDIGVIAGFHVVDGMIPRNARIRILRDGIVAYTGEISSLKHQKEDIKEAKIGSEGGLTIKNFNDIKEGDIIEAYKEEIKKSV, from the coding sequence ATGGCTATAAATAAAAACAACAAAAACAATAACAGAAATACTAATTCGGCTGCTGCCAAGGCAAAAGCAAAAGAGCATACAAAACATATTAAACAACAACTTAAAGAAGAGGTTGCAACAGGTTTAATCGATGGAGTGTTTGTTTATACAGGACCTTTATCAGTTACTGAATTTGCTTCAAAAGTTGGAAAGTCAACAGCTGATATTTTGAAATTCTTTTTTAATCAAGGATTAATGATGAACCAAAATATGATGTTGAGTGAAGAACAAATGGGGGAATTGGCTCTAGAATTTGGATTTGACTTTAAAAAAGAAGAGTCGCTAACAAAGGAAAATATTTTTGAACAATTGCAAGTAGCAGATAAACCTGAAGATTTGGTTGACCGAGCTCCAATTGTTACAATTATGGGGCACGTTGACCATGGTAAAACAACATTGCTAGATTCAATGCGTAATGCTGATGTTGCTGCATCTGAAGCTGGAGGAATTACTCAGGCAATTGGAGCTTACCAAGTTGTTCATAGTTCTGGTAAAAAAATTACTTTTATTGACACTCCAGGACATGAGGCTTTTACTGAAATGCGAAGCCGTGGTGCTAATGCCACTGATATTGTAATTTTAATTGTGGCAGCTGATGATGGGGTGATGCCTCAAACAGAAGAAGCCATTGATCATGCTAAAATGGCCGAAGTTCCAATTATTGTTTTTGTCAATAAGTGTGATAAGCCAGGAGCAGATCCAGAAAAAGTTAAAGTTGAATTAATGAACTATGGATTAGTAGCTGAAGAATATGGAGGAGACATTCCGTTTATTTTGGGATCGGCTAAAGAAAAGCAAGGTTTGGAAGAATTACAAGAAACAATTTTATTTATTTCTGAAATTAAAGATTACCGTGCCAACCCTAACAAATTTGCTTCAGGAGTTGTTCTTGAAGCACATCTAGATAAGTCAAGAGGACCAGTTGCTTCAATTCTTGTTCAATCAGGAACTTTGGAAATGCGTGATATGGTTGTTGCAGGGGGAGCTTTTGGAGCTATTAAAAATATGGAAAATGAAAACCATAAAAAAGTTCTTAAAGCTGAACCATCTCGCCCAGTAGTAATTTTTGGACTTAATTCAGTTCCAAATGCTGGAGATAAATTCATCGTAATGAATGATGAAAAAATGGCCCGTCAAATAGCTGAAGCACAAATTGATAAAAAGCGTGCAGCCGAACAACAATCAAAGCAGGCCTTTACATTAGATCAAATTAAAAATCACATTGATCAAGGTGAATTGAAAAACATTAACGTAATTATCAAAGCTGATACTCAAGGATCGGTTGAGGCCCTAAAGGGATCATTAGCAAAAATTGATATTGCTGGTGTTAAGTTAAATGTTATTCGTGGATCAGTTGGGGCTATTTCTAATTCTGATATTACTTTAGCGATGGCATCATCAGCAATTGTTTATGGATTTAATGTTCGTCCAGATGCTTCAGTTCGTCGTAAAGCTGAAGAAGACGGAGTTGATATTCGTTTGCATAATATTATTTATAAAGTAATTGAAGAATTAGAAGATGCTGCCAAAGGCATGCTTGATCCAATTATTGAAGAAGTTGTTTTAGGGCAAGCTGAAGTTCGTGCTCTATTTAGACACACAGATATTGGAGTTATTGCCGGATTCCATGTTGTAGATGGAATGATTCCTCGTAATGCTCGTATTCGTATCCTACGTGATGGAATAGTTGCTTATACAGGAGAAATATCTTCTTTAAAACATCAAAAAGAAGATATTAAGGAAGCAAAAATTGGTTCTGAAGGTGGACTAACAATTAAAAACTTTAATGATATTAAAGAAGGCGACATAATTGAAGCCTACAAAGAAGAAATTAAAAAAAGTGTTTAA
- a CDS encoding nitroreductase family protein has protein sequence MNQTVKQLMEERRSARRFQTDYEIADDDLDQIIEAIRMSPASYGALNTRVVVMKKGPFKDSLNKIFYNQDNFTQASAYIIFVNDKAKIICDETMPYTTSLIFKDDLAKREAFLKNFYNVWNTRFGSPQTIGLAEEWSMKQSYIALGVGIVAAASLNIDSCPHEGLDKLALENVLQQHGLITKNQQVAVGLALGKIDETIANSRVKEKIRMPIANFRIDVI, from the coding sequence ATGAATCAAACTGTCAAACAATTAATGGAAGAACGTCGTAGCGCTCGTCGCTTCCAAACAGACTATGAAATTGCTGATGATGATTTAGATCAAATCATTGAAGCTATTCGTATGTCACCAGCTAGTTATGGAGCTTTAAATACTCGAGTAGTCGTTATGAAAAAAGGGCCATTTAAAGACAGTTTGAATAAAATTTTTTATAATCAAGATAATTTTACTCAAGCATCAGCATATATTATTTTTGTAAATGACAAGGCAAAGATAATTTGTGATGAAACAATGCCATATACAACAAGTCTAATTTTTAAAGATGACTTAGCAAAACGTGAAGCATTTTTGAAAAATTTCTATAATGTATGAAATACTCGTTTTGGTAGTCCCCAAACAATTGGCTTAGCCGAAGAATGAAGTATGAAACAATCATATATTGCTTTGGGAGTTGGAATTGTAGCAGCTGCCAGCTTAAATATTGATTCCTGCCCGCATGAAGGACTAGATAAATTAGCTTTAGAAAATGTTTTGCAGCAGCATGGTTTGATTACTAAAAATCAACAAGTAGCTGTTGGATTAGCTTTGGGCAAAATCGATGAGACAATTGCAAATTCACGAGTAAAGGAAAAAATTCGTATGCCAATTGCAAATTTTCGAATTGATGTAATATAA
- a CDS encoding L7Ae/L30e/S12e/Gadd45 family ribosomal protein — MDKQKLLNAIGMAYGSRNVIYGAKLLDFIKGKKVTFVIIGSNMGPSQKKKITDKCKFNEVEYWDDILTVEELAQACGRTTIVAVGFKEQNFVKLLKSTIKQ, encoded by the coding sequence ATGGATAAACAAAAATTATTAAATGCCATTGGAATGGCCTATGGGTCACGAAACGTTATTTATGGGGCAAAATTATTAGACTTCATCAAAGGGAAAAAAGTGACATTTGTCATTATTGGATCAAATATGGGTCCAAGTCAAAAGAAGAAAATAACTGACAAATGCAAGTTTAACGAAGTTGAATATTGAGATGATATTTTGACAGTTGAAGAACTTGCTCAAGCGTGTGGAAGAACCACTATTGTCGCTGTAGGATTTAAAGAACAAAATTTTGTTAAGTTGCTTAAATCTACAATTAAACAGTAA
- a CDS encoding SGNH/GDSL hydrolase family protein — MKRFLAIIGTIILALSPIAVVSACTVPQKKNIDFDRLVGLDIDKSKAIDDSNNTGLFTNFYTIGDSLSDVNGLTSALSMALGTTIKFSEPSFNSSFTNGNTAAANLAAKLGIEKFESGFDYKIGQASLSKFGKNYAIGGATAAKASGPMGAIVNYFKIQDQAEAIIKQHKVKSTDLVLLEIGGNDLFGMMGTSDANKAVKMAEAMENIKNAMLTLLNNGITNIVVMNAPDISRIPTYNSQNDKIKQEAKALSYEFNARFNTVFEEVNKNYGNSMQMYDLMKSFNEMLKEYEKENKDFEKPATTTKFDLNKILETGVIPVEYNEGISEKTIDNYFFYDAVHPTKWAHEKVANDLEQLVMKWGAK, encoded by the coding sequence ATGAAGCGATTTTTAGCTATTATTGGAACAATTATTTTAGCCTTATCACCAATTGCTGTAGTTTCTGCTTGCACAGTTCCCCAAAAAAAGAATATTGACTTTGATCGCTTGGTTGGACTAGATATTGATAAGTCAAAGGCAATTGATGATTCAAATAACACTGGGCTTTTTACTAATTTTTATACAATAGGGGATAGTTTAAGCGATGTTAATGGATTGACATCAGCGCTGAGTATGGCTCTTGGAACAACAATTAAGTTTAGTGAACCAAGTTTTAACAGTTCGTTCACTAATGGAAATACGGCTGCTGCAAATTTAGCTGCAAAACTTGGAATTGAAAAATTTGAATCAGGATTTGATTACAAAATAGGACAAGCATCTTTAAGTAAGTTTGGTAAAAACTATGCGATTGGAGGAGCCACAGCTGCAAAAGCTAGTGGACCTATGGGAGCGATTGTAAATTATTTTAAAATTCAAGACCAAGCAGAAGCAATTATCAAGCAGCACAAAGTTAAATCAACTGATTTGGTTCTTTTAGAAATTGGGGGAAATGATTTGTTTGGAATGATGGGAACAAGCGATGCTAATAAAGCTGTAAAAATGGCTGAAGCAATGGAAAATATTAAAAATGCAATGTTGACATTGCTAAATAATGGAATTACTAACATTGTTGTTATGAATGCTCCTGATATTAGTCGCATTCCCACATATAACAGTCAAAATGACAAAATTAAGCAAGAAGCAAAGGCTTTAAGTTATGAATTTAATGCTCGTTTTAACACTGTTTTTGAAGAAGTCAATAAAAACTATGGAAACTCAATGCAAATGTATGACTTAATGAAAAGTTTTAATGAAATGTTAAAGGAATATGAAAAAGAAAATAAAGATTTTGAAAAACCAGCAACAACTACAAAATTTGATTTAAATAAAATTTTAGAAACTGGCGTTATTCCAGTTGAATATAATGAAGGTATCTCAGAAAAAACAATTGACAACTACTTTTTTTATGACGCAGTTCATCCAACCAAATGAGCACACGAAAAAGTCGCTAATGACTTAGAACAGCTTGTTATGAAATGAGGTGCTAAATAA
- the rnpM gene encoding RNase P modulator RnpM has translation MKYQNLILRKDIASKQMLPKKDLIRIVKNKEGKIFIDLTYKAEGRGVYVKGDLESFKIVKKLNLLSRGLKVRIDQNIYMELEKVING, from the coding sequence ATGAAATATCAAAATCTAATCTTAAGAAAAGATATTGCTTCAAAACAAATGTTGCCAAAAAAAGACTTAATTCGCATTGTTAAAAATAAAGAAGGTAAAATATTTATAGATTTAACTTATAAAGCAGAGGGCCGTGGAGTTTACGTTAAAGGTGATCTAGAATCATTTAAGATAGTCAAAAAACTTAATTTATTGTCTCGAGGCTTAAAAGTACGAATTGATCAAAACATTTATATGGAATTAGAAAAGGTTATCAATGGATAA
- the rbfA gene encoding 30S ribosome-binding factor RbfA, with protein MANQKVQARKESLILRELTLILNREMDNEILKAVSISEVRLTNDSEMAKIYYTFLAFNSEIDQESVAEQLELNHKKIRMNLARKIQVRAVPELQFIYDTSLDNANKIEKILKDLK; from the coding sequence ATGGCAAATCAAAAAGTTCAAGCAAGAAAAGAATCATTAATTTTGAGAGAATTGACATTAATTTTAAATCGTGAAATGGATAATGAAATTTTAAAAGCCGTATCAATTTCTGAAGTTAGATTAACAAATGATTCTGAAATGGCGAAAATATATTATACATTTTTGGCATTTAATTCTGAAATTGATCAAGAAAGCGTAGCTGAACAATTGGAACTTAATCATAAAAAAATTCGTATGAATTTAGCAAGAAAAATTCAAGTTCGCGCAGTTCCTGAATTGCAATTTATTTATGATACATCGTTAGATAATGCGAATAAAATTGAAAAAATTTTAAAAGATTTGAAATAG
- a CDS encoding GNAT family N-acetyltransferase, with the protein MKIEFKKFNELANKEIWEIFKNRSKVFVVEQEWLACDIDDNDLIATHMMIKTENGELAAYLRIFDLDDNSITFGRVLTPQKFRGQEIGKELLKNVIIWLNKNAPKKDIKISAQYRLLNFYKKFGFIENSEVFDDDGIAHIKMIIKR; encoded by the coding sequence ATGAAAATTGAATTTAAAAAATTTAATGAACTAGCAAATAAAGAAATATGAGAAATATTTAAAAATCGAAGTAAAGTTTTTGTAGTAGAACAAGAATGATTAGCATGTGACATTGATGATAATGATTTGATCGCAACACACATGATGATAAAAACTGAAAATGGTGAATTAGCTGCATATTTAAGAATTTTTGATCTTGATGATAACTCAATAACGTTTGGAAGAGTTTTAACACCACAAAAGTTTAGAGGTCAAGAAATAGGTAAAGAATTATTAAAAAATGTTATTATTTGGCTTAATAAAAATGCGCCTAAAAAAGATATTAAAATAAGTGCTCAATATCGACTTTTAAATTTTTATAAAAAATTTGGATTTATAGAAAATTCTGAAGTTTTTGACGATGATGGTATAGCTCATATTAAAATGATAATTAAAAGATAA
- the rimP gene encoding ribosome maturation factor RimP: MKNFSNIKTTIIEMANVILKEHHLRVYEVNNFVDFESDILQILVEDLNQPNKPLDFDALTAVNEKLSIAMDEFDSIKEPYMLEIASAGIEKSIRDFEEMIKAVGQYIYVELQASIKNLSTFEGILVDFNNQTEEFKIEFFVKGQKKKALFKWEDIKTVRYAVKF, encoded by the coding sequence GTGAAAAATTTTTCAAACATAAAAACGACAATTATTGAAATGGCAAATGTCATTTTAAAAGAACATCATTTAAGAGTTTATGAAGTTAATAACTTTGTTGATTTTGAAAGTGATATTTTACAAATCTTAGTTGAAGATCTAAATCAACCGAATAAGCCATTAGATTTTGATGCGCTAACTGCAGTCAACGAAAAGCTGTCAATTGCAATGGATGAATTTGATTCTATTAAGGAACCTTACATGTTAGAAATTGCTAGTGCAGGAATTGAAAAATCAATTCGAGATTTTGAAGAAATGATAAAGGCTGTTGGTCAATATATTTATGTAGAACTACAAGCAAGTATTAAAAATTTATCAACATTTGAAGGAATACTAGTAGACTTTAATAATCAGACTGAAGAATTTAAAATTGAATTCTTTGTTAAAGGTCAAAAGAAAAAAGCGTTATTTAAATGAGAAGATATAAAAACTGTTAGATATGCAGTTAAATTTTAG
- the nusA gene encoding transcription termination factor NusA, which translates to MVNGAELLEAISLIAEEKGIDKNTIFEGIVEGFQKAFERFFDTDAIIQVEIEESTGAIKMFQELEVLNTVEDDWLEITPADAKKEFGQEFSEHDLIRRPIEFNEDFSRLAVFQVRQIVQQKIKGAERAKVYAKFIDKQGEIIKGKITGMNEQGTSYLVDIDGTVASLWNQKTINGEKFEVNEYVTLYIDEVAKDNKFSQVMVSRTAPNFLAKLLEQEVPEISEGIVEIKAVSREAGKRAKVAVYSHDEFVDPIGAVVGSHGARINNVSSELRGEKIDVVKWDSLVENFIMNAMAPVRVISVSVDEENGECDVIVPNEQLSLAIGKSGIAARLVANLLKIRVNIYSYANALEDKVEILWNGNISEAELSNPEFLANINKRREKTAGNPRVSKPRASQKPVFDVDALAALQDEIKLENEIEELEFATIPEPIKVQNEAVDEELAEDHNLDEIAAKLKEFENVIEETEETDFDEEEIADYDKYYD; encoded by the coding sequence ATGGTAAATGGTGCAGAATTATTAGAGGCAATTAGCTTAATTGCTGAAGAAAAAGGTATTGATAAAAATACAATATTTGAAGGAATTGTTGAAGGATTTCAAAAAGCTTTTGAACGTTTCTTTGATACAGATGCGATTATTCAAGTTGAGATCGAAGAGTCAACTGGGGCAATTAAAATGTTCCAAGAATTGGAAGTTTTAAATACAGTTGAAGATGATTGATTAGAAATCACTCCAGCTGATGCTAAAAAAGAATTTGGTCAAGAATTTTCAGAGCACGATTTAATTAGACGTCCAATTGAATTTAACGAAGACTTTTCAAGACTAGCAGTATTTCAAGTTCGTCAAATTGTTCAACAAAAAATAAAAGGTGCAGAACGTGCAAAAGTTTATGCCAAGTTTATTGATAAACAAGGTGAAATTATTAAAGGTAAGATTACTGGAATGAATGAGCAAGGGACATCATATTTAGTTGATATTGACGGAACTGTTGCTTCATTATGAAATCAAAAAACTATCAATGGTGAAAAGTTTGAAGTTAACGAATATGTAACTTTATATATTGATGAAGTTGCTAAAGACAATAAGTTTTCACAAGTGATGGTTTCGCGTACAGCGCCAAACTTTTTAGCAAAATTATTGGAACAAGAAGTTCCAGAAATAAGTGAAGGAATCGTTGAAATAAAAGCAGTTTCTCGTGAAGCTGGAAAACGTGCTAAAGTAGCAGTATATTCACATGACGAATTTGTAGATCCAATTGGAGCTGTAGTTGGTTCTCATGGGGCACGTATTAACAATGTTTCATCTGAACTTCGTGGAGAAAAAATCGATGTTGTTAAATGAGATTCATTAGTTGAAAACTTTATTATGAACGCAATGGCACCAGTTCGTGTTATTTCAGTTAGTGTTGATGAAGAAAATGGTGAATGTGATGTAATTGTTCCTAATGAACAATTATCATTGGCTATTGGTAAATCTGGAATTGCTGCACGTTTAGTAGCTAACCTGCTAAAAATTCGTGTCAATATTTATTCATATGCAAATGCATTAGAAGATAAGGTCGAAATTTTGTGAAACGGAAATATTTCAGAAGCTGAATTATCAAATCCAGAGTTTTTAGCAAACATTAATAAACGTCGTGAAAAAACTGCTGGTAATCCAAGAGTATCAAAACCAAGAGCAAGTCAAAAACCAGTTTTTGATGTTGATGCATTGGCAGCCTTGCAAGATGAAATTAAGTTAGAAAATGAAATTGAAGAATTGGAGTTTGCAACAATTCCTGAGCCAATAAAAGTTCAAAACGAAGCAGTAGATGAAGAGTTAGCAGAAGATCATAATTTGGACGAAATTGCTGCAAAATTAAAGGAATTTGAAAATGTAATTGAGGAAACTGAAGAAACTGATTTTGATGAAGAAGAAATTGCTGACTACGATAAGTACTACGATTAA
- the rpsO gene encoding 30S ribosomal protein S15 produces MVSKERKLELIKEFGGSEKNTGLAEVQVAILTEDIANMTEHLKVHKKDVPTRRTLLKKVAQRRHLLDFLARNDVNRYKAIIEKLGLRK; encoded by the coding sequence ATGGTATCAAAAGAAAGAAAATTAGAATTAATTAAAGAATTTGGTGGATCAGAAAAAAATACAGGTCTGGCTGAAGTTCAAGTAGCTATCTTAACTGAAGATATTGCAAATATGACTGAGCACTTAAAAGTACATAAAAAAGATGTTCCGACAAGAAGAACATTGTTAAAAAAAGTTGCTCAAAGAAGACATTTATTAGACTTTTTGGCTAGAAATGATGTAAATCGTTATAAAGCAATTATTGAAAAATTGGGATTAAGAAAATAA
- the truB gene encoding tRNA pseudouridine(55) synthase TruB: MINKSGVIIVNKPSGITTNGVIQKVKRSLGIKKVGHAGTLDPLATGVVICLVNNGTKVSDYLLNADKAYIVTMKLFVATDTYDSDGKILHTQVPFEISQSQIEAVVAKYDGLNYDQTPPIYSAIKVQGKKLYEYALDNREVEIQKRNITIQSLKLLGYDQIKQEITLEVKCSKGTYVRSLVVDFANDLQTIAHVTALQRTKSGSFTIDAAINMHDISEKDIIDLHTVLQNEQHSIVKTDNLKDVMLGKKIVLNTSDNLVFIEDEHHNILACYERDQNNVFKCRRGGLNN; the protein is encoded by the coding sequence ATGATAAATAAATCGGGAGTTATTATTGTTAATAAGCCATCAGGAATTACTACTAATGGAGTCATTCAAAAAGTTAAGCGTAGCTTAGGAATTAAAAAAGTTGGGCATGCGGGAACATTGGATCCGTTGGCAACAGGAGTAGTTATTTGTTTAGTTAATAATGGAACTAAAGTTAGCGATTATTTATTAAATGCAGATAAAGCATATATTGTAACTATGAAACTATTTGTAGCAACAGATACTTATGATAGTGATGGAAAAATTTTACATACTCAGGTGCCATTTGAAATTAGTCAATCTCAAATTGAAGCAGTTGTTGCCAAATATGACGGTTTAAATTATGATCAAACACCCCCAATTTATTCAGCAATTAAAGTTCAAGGTAAGAAATTATATGAATATGCTCTTGATAATCGGGAGGTCGAAATTCAAAAACGAAATATTACGATTCAAAGTTTAAAATTACTTGGTTATGACCAAATAAAACAAGAAATTACTTTAGAAGTTAAATGTTCAAAGGGAACTTATGTTCGTAGTTTAGTTGTTGACTTTGCCAATGATTTGCAAACAATTGCGCATGTTACAGCTTTGCAACGCACCAAATCAGGATCATTTACAATTGATGCAGCAATAAATATGCATGATATTAGTGAAAAGGATATTATTGATTTGCACACTGTATTACAAAATGAACAGCATTCAATTGTAAAAACTGATAATCTTAAGGACGTCATGTTAGGTAAAAAAATTGTCCTTAACACTTCTGATAATCTTGTTTTTATCGAAGACGAACATCATAATATCTTGGCATGCTATGAACGTGACCAAAATAATGTCTTTAAATGCCGCCGTGGTGGACTAAATAACTAA